The Candidatus Zixiibacteriota bacterium genome contains the following window.
TTGTCGGTCGAAGTGGCGGTGGCATTTCCCGGTTATTTCCCAATCGTTGCAGGACAAACCGGAACTGAGCCATTCAAAATCATTGCTGCCGATTTGAATGGCGACAACATACCTGATTTGGCAACCGCAAACTACTGGTCGGGTGATGTTACCGTCATCATGAGCGTCGGCAACTGCCAGTTCGCTAATCCGGTGAACTATGCAGTTGGCGAGCAGCCCTGGAGTCTGGTATCGGCCGATCTCGATAACGATAACGATATCGATCTGGCGGTAGCCAACCGCCAGTCCGACGACATTTCGGTTCTTCTGAATACTGGTGGCGGTTCGTTTGAACCGGCGATGCACTACGTTGCCGGCGGTGAGCCGAATGCGCTCTGCGTGGCCGATTTTGATAGCGACGGCTTCCAGGATATGGCCTTGGCGGATGCCGGTGCTACCTCCATTGGCGCAGTGATGGTCTATTTCAACAACGGGGACGGGACGTTCCGTTCGCCGATCTATTATTTCACTGTGCGCGGGAACAGGAGCATCGTGGCCGCGGATTTCGACGGCGACACTGATCAGGACCTGGCCGTCAGCAATGGCGGTACCGGCACGGTTGATGTCTGGGTCAACGACGGGACCGGGGCTTTTGTCAAGACGAACTCCCTGGCGGAGCCGACAGCCTACGACATTTGGGCTGCGGACTTTGACGCTGATGGCGATGCTGATATTGCCAACATCACGGTCGGAGCGCTGTTCGTGAATGACGGTGCCGCCAATTTTGTGACTAACGCGTCGTTTTTCAGCATGAGCGGCTTTTACCCCTGGACCGCCGATTTGGACAACGACGGAGATAACGACGTCGCGCGTCCGGGCGGCATGTATGTCTCCGTTGCACTGAGAGAGCCGTACAACGGTTATGAATTTTTGCCTCCGAGGAGCTACCTCGGCTGTGCCCAGGGAGTGGGGGATGCCGCGCCGGCTGATTTCGATGGTGACGGCGACCTGGATTTGGCAGTGGCTAACACTTCTCAGAACTCCGCGTCGATTCTGCTGGGCACTGTTACCGGACGGTTCGTATGCGGTGATATCGACGGCACCGCTGCCATTGACATCGGTGACCTGACCTCGGCGGTCGTGTTTATCTTCTTGAACGGGCCTGTTCCGCCGTTCTGGCCGGCGGCCGATTTTGACCGCTCTGGAATGGTCGACATCGGGGACATATCGATGATCGTGGACTACCTGTTCTTGAATGGTCCACCGCTGACTTGTCCGTAGATTTCCAACGAGCCGTCCGAGATGACCTTTTTGAGAGAGCTGCGTTCGCTCTCTGATTCCCCTATTGCCTCGGTGCCGCCGGGAAGCTATTAATTCGACATGCCTGCTAATCTGCCACCACAATACTATGAGTTGGAGCGGGAGTTCCGCGCCGAGAAAGATACGAGGGAGAAACTCCGTATGGCCGAGGAGCTCCTTCGGATCATGCCCAAGCACAAGGGGACCGACAAGCTCCAGGCGGAAATGAAGGCCAAGATCTCCCTGCTCAAGAAGCAGCTTGAGGCGGGTGACAAAAAACACGGCCAGAGCCATGCGGTCAGCCATGACCATATCGAACGAGAAGGCGCAGGACAGGTAATCCTGATTGGGGCGCCGAATTCGGGAAAGTCGTCGCTTCTGGAGGCGTTGACCCATGCCCGGCCCTTGGTAGCCGACTATCCGTATACCACACGCGAACCGATGGCCGGTATGATGACATTCGAGACTATTCAAGTACAGTTGATTGACACGCCCCCAATCGGCGAGGAACTGTTCGAGCCATACTTGCCGAATCTCGTTCGGAACGCCGACCTGGTGATGTTGGTCTGCGACGTAACCGATTCGAATATGTCCACGGGCGCGCAGCACGTGACTGAGCGCTTGCGCGAAAAACATGTTCTGCTGAGACCGACAAGGGAAGTCTCCGAAGATGCCAGATTTTATATTAAGAAGACGGTCATTTGCGCCCACAAAGCCAACGAGGACGACAATACTTCCTGGCAGGGTGTACTTTCGGGGCGGTTTCCGGGTTTCCCAGTCGTAGCGACTTCGCTCATCGATGACGCAAGTCTGGTTTCGTTCAAGCGCGTTGTATTTGACGGACTGGAGATCATCCGTGTGTACACCAAACAGATTGGCAAGGAGGTCGCGCTCGTGGACCCGGTGATTCTGCCGGTGGGTGCCACTGTCATCGATGCGGCTACGTCGATCCATAAGGACTTTGCGGCGAAGCTGAAGGTTGCACGAATCTGGGGGAGCGGGAAATTCGAGGGGCAGCGGGTGCAGCACGATCACCAGTTGAGTGACGGCGACGTGGTGGAGTTTCATATTTGACAGGGCTGTTCGTAGATTTGCAACAAACGAACTTGCTTACGCGAGGCGCGTGATGACTTCACTGTGCGTCGTTCGTTCCGGCAGTTCTTGCTCGCCCGAGACAATCGGGTCAGATACATCGAGATAAGAAAAATCGCCCGTCGAGGGCGAGTGTGAACTGCCGGTTCCAGACAAATCAGTCAGAGCCGGTCAGGTCACACGGGCCGAAGCGCCACGCTGAAGTCTGTTTCCACACTGTACAAAACTGACAGATGCAAGTGCTGGTATCGCACAACGTCGGCCCGCAAGACCTGACCGAACAACAAAATTGCTTTCCCTGGGGAGGGGATGTCGCGAAATGACAGGCGAGGGGTCCGTGCCACTGACTGCTGCCACACAGCATTCCGGAACTGTAAAAGGCACACGTCCTCGTGTGCCGACAGTCGGCAGACCGGGAGGTCTGCCGTTTATATATTCAGCCGTCGGGGCGGGATTGCTTCGGCGAAGCGCCTCGCAACGACTCTCCTTGGACATATAAACAAGTTGTAGGTGGCAGGGGACGACGGTGCCGGGTTTCTGCACTCGCCCTTAAGAAGAACCGACCAAGCTCGCTTCGGAACCCAAACCACAACCATGTTCACTCTTGACTTGCCGGTGATGAAAGGTCAGATTATCGGAGATGGAACATCCCTTACACTATAACTTCAAAGATGTCATGGCGGCGCCGGCCCGCGCGCTGGCGGCGAAACAGATCGGCGTCATGACGCTGTTTCTGTGCGGCGCGCTGATCAAGTTCGATTTCTTCTTCTACCTGGCCTACTGGATTCAGGGGGAAGATTTGGCCACCGCGTTTTCGGTCTGGGGACTGCTGCCGTTCACCGGCAATATATTCGGTAACATCGTATCGCAAATAGTGTACTACGGTGGAATCGTGGCGGCGCTGTTGGTAGTGATGTTCGGGTTTTTTGCCGTAGCCGCGATCAACATTGAGGCGGTGCGTGGCAACCATTTTTTCGGCATGTGGGGGGCGATCAAGTTTGCGTTAAGCCGGTGGAAACAGTTGCTCTTGTCCGAACTGTCGATTGCCCTGTTCGTGGCGTTTATCGTGCTTCTGTTTTTCCTGTTGGGGCTGGCAAGCCGCATTCCGATCGTGGGGGAGTGGATTTTCACTGTCTTATTCGTCATTCCGAATTTTGTCATCGCGCTTTTTAGCGTGTTTATTCTCTTCGTCTTTATTCTGACCGTGTTGCTGCTTCCGGCGGTGGCGGCGGCGGAGCGGAACGGCGAGACGTTCAATGTGATTCTCGAGACCTTTTCAACCATCATCCGCCAGCCGTTTCGGTGGGCGGGGTTTACTCTCTATGCGGTAGTTGCAGCCAAGGTCTGTAGTTTCATCTACGCCTATTTCGCTTATCGAGCGGTGCAGTTTTTAGTCTGGACCAGTTCGCTTGGTGGAGGGGACAATTTAGAGAAGTTAGTACGCTCGGGCCTGTCGCATTTGCCGGTGCGGTCACAGATTGTTAACGAGACTTTGCGGCTGTTCCCGGGTTTGAAGTTTGGCGTGACGTTACCCTCGAGCGGTTATTTTGTGAGCCAGTCGGCGGCGGGGCATGTGATGGCGTTTATGTTGTTTCTGATCTTTGCCTCGATTCTCGGTTATCTTCTTGCGGTCGTGGCGGCCGGTCAGGCGCGGGGGTATGTGGTGATTCGGTGTTTGAAAGACGGCCACAAGATTTCTGAGGAGCAGCCGCTGTTTTTCAAGGATGAGCATGTGAATCCGAAGGTGGAGGGGGAGGACGCGTGCGCGTAGCTGTATCACCAACATGCATTTTGACTCTGCTAAGTGAGGTGCACTTAACAGCCCTTCCTCAGGGACGATAGTTTAGCTCTGGCAGACTCATTCTCATGCAAACCATCCGTGAAATCAAGCGCATACACTCTTTCTCTCGCCGCCTCGCGGCGCAGGGGATAACCATTGGGCTGGTGCCGACAATGGGGTTTCTGCATGAGGGGCATCTGTCACTCATTCGGAGAGCCAGGAAAGAGGCGGATATTGTCATCACGACGATTTTCGTCAATCCGGCTCAGTTTGCGCCGAACGAAGACCTCGCTAAATACCCGCGCGATGAGAAAGGGGATATCCGCAAGATCAAAAGCGCCGGCGGTGATATCGTGTTCATCCCAAAAGCCGAAGAAATTTACCCGCCGGATTTTCAGACTTGGGTAACGGTCGAAGGTCTGACCAATGTACTTGAGGGGAAAGCGCGGCCGGGGCATTTCCGGGGCGTGACGACCATTGTAGCTAAACTGTTCAATATCACGCGTCCGGATGTCGCCGTGTTCGGCCAGAAGGATCTCCAGCAGGCGATCGTGCTTCGCCAGATGACACGCGATCTGGGATACTCGATCAAATATATAATCGCGCCGACTGTGAGAGAGCCCGATGGACTGGCAATGTCATCGCGGAATAAGTACTTCGATGCAAACGGCAGGCAGGAGGCAGTCTGTTTATACCGCGCCCTTGTCACCGCAAAGCGGATGATGAGAGCGGGCGTGGTCGCAACCGCGAGGATTGAGAAGGAGATGCGGGCGGTGATTCTGGCGACCTGTACGAGTGCAAAGATCGAGTATATTGCGTTCAATGATTTCAACACTCTTGAAATGCGCAAACGGGTAGACCACGAGGTGGTCTGTTCGCTGGCAGTCCGGGTGCACGGCGTGAGGTTGATTGATAATATGAGGTTGGGGTGAGCGCCTGTGATTCGAGCGGTCAGGTCACACGGGCCGAAGTGTTGAATAGGAGTGCGAACCTGCATGACAAGGACTTGATAGTCACACGTGTCGACAAGTTACGTTGTGGCCCGCAAGACCTGACCGAACGGCCATGAGAGCACTTAGTGTGTATCAGGTCACACCGTCCGCCTGTCGGCAGACGGCAGGACCTGACCGAACGGAAAGAACGGTCAGGTCACAACGCCGCGAAGCGCGTCGTCAAGACCTGACCGATCAGAAAGAAGGGCACACGTCCTCGTGTGGCACGGGCGGCAGACGGGGACGTCTGCCGTGTACTTGCTGAGCACTGGTCCGAGGAAAACAAAGTATGATTAGCGGTCCAGGCATCCCCATCGAATCCCCCGGCGTCAATGTCGCTGTGGTGAAGAAAGACCTGGAAGGATGGAAATTCCTGTTACTGAAGCGCGCCTATCATGAGAGCTACGCCGGTTCGTGGGGGCTTCTCACCGGCACAAAACATGGCGATGAGACAGTCACGCAATTGGCTCTCCGCGAAATCAAAGAAGAGACTGGTCTCACCCCCAAGGCATTATGGGCAACCGAGCATATAATTCAATTTTACGAGCCTGAAGAAGATGCCATCTGGATTCTGCCGCTTGTAGTGGCAGTTGTTTCGCAGCGGTCTGAAGTAGTCCTTTCACCCGAAAACGAAGAGTTTGTCTGGCTGGAAGCCTCGACGGCCCGCAAGCAGGTGTTTTGGAAGAATCTGGTTCGCGCCATCGATCAGATATGTGAAGAGCTTCAATCGTACCCGGCTCCGACCTGGCTCCCGCTGCAACTGCAATAGTTGGAACCTTTTGTCCCCGATATCGTTACACTCTCGGACGCGGGACCTATCTGGCACTTCACCGGGCCACTTGCGGCGGTTTCAAATTGCCGTATATTGACCACCGAGAACGGGGATGAAGACAGGAAAAGAGCAGTATGTTGATAACGATGCTTAAATCGAAAATCCATCGGGCGACAATCACCGATGCCAATCTCAACTATGTGGGATCGATCACGATCGATGCGGATTTGATGCGTCTGGCCGATCTGGTACCGTACGAAAAAGTTGAGATTGCCAATATCAATAACGGCGAACGGTTTGATACGTATGTGATCGAGGGGAAACCCGGCAGCGGCGTGATCGCGCTCAATGGCGCGGCCGCTCGTAAAGGGGAAACAGGGGACCTGATTATCATTCTGTCTTATTGTCAGCTCGACAAAGCCTCGGCAGCCACTCACAAGCCGCTGACCGTGCACGTGGACGTACATAACCGGCCATCGAAGTAAGACGACGTAAGTTCGGATAGATAATTCCATGAGTTCACAGCTCTCTCCGCGACCCAAAGCTGCCATTGTTCTTGCGGCCGGCAAGGGGAAGCGGATGAAGTCGGACCTTCCGAAAGTACTGCACGAGATTAACGGCCGTCCGATGGTGGCTATTCTGCTGGACACACTTATGTCCATCGGGTTCGAAAAAATCGTTGTGGTAATAGGCCATAAGGGGGGATTGGTTCAACAGGCACTGGCCGATTACCCAGTGAAGTTTGCCTGGCAGCGCGAGCAGCTTGGAACAGGTCATGCTGTGATGATGACTAGAGACCAATTGGCCGGATTCGATGGAACCACGCTGGTTGTGGCGGGCGACGTGCCTTTCTTGTCAAGTCGCTCCATCCAAAACCTGTTGAACCTGCATGTCCAAACGCGATCTGTGGCTACATGCCTGTCGGCCATTTTTGATGACCCGACCGGTTACGGAAGGATAATCCGAACTGGTCACGGGAACGGTCTGGAGGCGATTGTCGAGCACAAGGATGCCTCGCCCCAACAGCTCTCCATTCACGAAGTGAATTCCGGCACGTTCTGCTTCGATAACCGTCGACTGTTCAGAGTCATCGACCAGATCGGCAACCAGAATGCACAGGGGGAGTACTACCTGACGGATGCGGTCAAGA
Protein-coding sequences here:
- the panD gene encoding aspartate 1-decarboxylase; the encoded protein is MLITMLKSKIHRATITDANLNYVGSITIDADLMRLADLVPYEKVEIANINNGERFDTYVIEGKPGSGVIALNGAAARKGETGDLIIILSYCQLDKASAATHKPLTVHVDVHNRPSK
- the panC gene encoding pantoate--beta-alanine ligase gives rise to the protein MQTIREIKRIHSFSRRLAAQGITIGLVPTMGFLHEGHLSLIRRARKEADIVITTIFVNPAQFAPNEDLAKYPRDEKGDIRKIKSAGGDIVFIPKAEEIYPPDFQTWVTVEGLTNVLEGKARPGHFRGVTTIVAKLFNITRPDVAVFGQKDLQQAIVLRQMTRDLGYSIKYIIAPTVREPDGLAMSSRNKYFDANGRQEAVCLYRALVTAKRMMRAGVVATARIEKEMRAVILATCTSAKIEYIAFNDFNTLEMRKRVDHEVVCSLAVRVHGVRLIDNMRLG
- a CDS encoding GTPase, with protein sequence MPANLPPQYYELEREFRAEKDTREKLRMAEELLRIMPKHKGTDKLQAEMKAKISLLKKQLEAGDKKHGQSHAVSHDHIEREGAGQVILIGAPNSGKSSLLEALTHARPLVADYPYTTREPMAGMMTFETIQVQLIDTPPIGEELFEPYLPNLVRNADLVMLVCDVTDSNMSTGAQHVTERLREKHVLLRPTREVSEDARFYIKKTVICAHKANEDDNTSWQGVLSGRFPGFPVVATSLIDDASLVSFKRVVFDGLEIIRVYTKQIGKEVALVDPVILPVGATVIDAATSIHKDFAAKLKVARIWGSGKFEGQRVQHDHQLSDGDVVEFHI
- a CDS encoding FG-GAP-like repeat-containing protein; protein product: MRHFKVALVGPLLFLSVEVAVAFPGYFPIVAGQTGTEPFKIIAADLNGDNIPDLATANYWSGDVTVIMSVGNCQFANPVNYAVGEQPWSLVSADLDNDNDIDLAVANRQSDDISVLLNTGGGSFEPAMHYVAGGEPNALCVADFDSDGFQDMALADAGATSIGAVMVYFNNGDGTFRSPIYYFTVRGNRSIVAADFDGDTDQDLAVSNGGTGTVDVWVNDGTGAFVKTNSLAEPTAYDIWAADFDADGDADIANITVGALFVNDGAANFVTNASFFSMSGFYPWTADLDNDGDNDVARPGGMYVSVALREPYNGYEFLPPRSYLGCAQGVGDAAPADFDGDGDLDLAVANTSQNSASILLGTVTGRFVCGDIDGTAAIDIGDLTSAVVFIFLNGPVPPFWPAADFDRSGMVDIGDISMIVDYLFLNGPPLTCP
- a CDS encoding NTP transferase domain-containing protein is translated as MSSQLSPRPKAAIVLAAGKGKRMKSDLPKVLHEINGRPMVAILLDTLMSIGFEKIVVVIGHKGGLVQQALADYPVKFAWQREQLGTGHAVMMTRDQLAGFDGTTLVVAGDVPFLSSRSIQNLLNLHVQTRSVATCLSAIFDDPTGYGRIIRTGHGNGLEAIVEHKDASPQQLSIHEVNSGTFCFDNRRLFRVIDQIGNQNAQGEYYLTDAVKILHDNGLPVSVVTADNPDEVLGVNSVDQLQELAERFSSRR
- a CDS encoding NUDIX domain-containing protein, giving the protein MISGPGIPIESPGVNVAVVKKDLEGWKFLLLKRAYHESYAGSWGLLTGTKHGDETVTQLALREIKEETGLTPKALWATEHIIQFYEPEEDAIWILPLVVAVVSQRSEVVLSPENEEFVWLEASTARKQVFWKNLVRAIDQICEELQSYPAPTWLPLQLQ